One Mustela nigripes isolate SB6536 chromosome 5, MUSNIG.SB6536, whole genome shotgun sequence DNA segment encodes these proteins:
- the SRSF3 gene encoding serine/arginine-rich splicing factor 3, with protein MHRDSCPLDCKVYVGNLGNNGNKTELERAFGYYGPLRSVWVARNPPGFAFVEFEDPRDAADAVRELDGRTLCGCRVRVELSNGEKRSRNRGPPPSWGRRPRDDYRRRSPPPRRRSPRRRSFSRSRSRSLSRDRRRERSLSRERNHKPSRSFSRSRSRSRSNERK; from the exons ATGCATCGTGATTCCTGTCCATTGGACTGTAAGGTTTATGTAGGTAATCTTGGAAACAACGGTAACAAGACTGAATTGGAACGagcttttggctattatggaccaCTCCGAAGTGTGTGGGTTGCTAGAAACCCTCCCGGCTttgcttttgttgaatttgaagATCCCCGAGATGCAGCTGATGCTGTCCGAGAACTAGATGGGAG AACATTATGTGGCTGCCGAGTAAGAGTGGAACTCTCGAATGGTGAAAAGAGAAGTCGAAATCGTGGCCCACCTCCGTCTTGGGGTCGTCGCCCTCGAGATGATTATCGGAGAAGAAGTCCTCCACCTCGCCGCAG ATCTCCAAGACGGAGAAGCTTCTCCCGCAGCCGGAGCAG GTCCCTTTCTAGAGataggaggagagagagatccCTGTCtcgggagagaaatcacaagccgTCCCGATCCTTTTCTAGGTCTCGTAG cCGATCTAGatcaaatgaaaggaaatag